The stretch of DNA CGGAGTTCGCCGATCTGGAATCAGGAGATACCGCCGCGACGTTTGTCTCGGATGATGTGCCTGAGGCCATTATTAAAACGATCGCCTCAGTCTGGGGAGATGAACCTTCCGGGAATGATGTTAAGCCTGTGACGAGCCTGAAAGGTCGGGAAGTTAAGAGAATTCCTGGTCCTCGTCAGACGCTGGTGATCAAACATCGCTCGTTGACGCATGGGCCGGGGCCCAAAGTTGGATCCGATCAGGCCGAATACGAGGTTATTCGTATTCTTGGCGAAGGTGGTATGGGGGTGGTCTACGAGGCAAGACAGACCTCGGTGGATCGCGAAGTGGCCGTCAAGATGCTGAAATCAGCGTCGGCCAAGAATGAGCGTCAGCGGCAGAAGTTTCTGGCTGAGGCGGTTGTTACGGGTGATCTCGAGCATCCGAACATTGTTCCGATTTACGATGTCGGATCGGCCAAAGATGGCTCGCTCTTCTACTCGATGAAAAAAGTTCAGGGGACACCCTGGCTGAAAGTCATTTCGAAGAAGTCGCTCATCGAGAATCTGGAGATTCTGCTGAAAGTGGCCGATGCTGTGGCATTTGCCCACGCCCGGGGAGTGATTCACCGCGACCTGAAACCCGAAAACGTGATGCTGGGTGAGTTCGGTGAAGTGCTGGTCATGGACTGGGGGCTGGCACAGCCTTCGGCTGCCTTCCGGCGGAAAGACAGTATTGTCGAGAACACCACCATGGGCGGGACTCCCGCTTACATGGCACCGGAAATGGCCACAGGGCCGATCACCAAAGTCACTCCGCAAAGCGATGTGTATCTGCTGGGCGCCATCCTGTTTGAGATCTTGACTGACATGCCGCCGCATGCAGGCAAGACGGCCATGAAATGCCTGATGGCTGCAGCGCGAAATGAGATTGTTGAGACTGATCAGGAAGGGGAATTGATTGCCGTTGCGATGAAGGCGATGGCGACAGATCCCAACGACCGATATCAGTCGGTGATGGATTTTCAGGCGAGTATTCGCGAGTACCTGTCACACTCGGAAAGTGTGCAGATGACTGTGCGGGCCGAAGATGATCTCAGTGAAGCGGGTCGTCTGGGGGGATATGAAGGGTTTGCCAAAGCCCTCTTTGGATTTGAAGAAGCTGTCGAGCTTTGGGATGGAAACCTGCGGGCCAAACAGGGTGAGCGGAAGGCCCGTCTGGCTTATGCCAATTTTGCCATCGAGAAGGGTGATTTCGATCTCGCGAAGTCACTGCTGCATCCTTCCGATGCAGAACATCAACCGCTGATCAAGCTGATCGACGAGGCGGTGGCTGAGCGGGAAGGTCGGCAGCAGCGCATTCGCTTATTAAGGCGTACTGCCAGTGTGCTCGTGGGTGCTGTGGTCGTGGTGGTGACCATTGCGTTCTTCTGGATTCGATCCGAAGCCAATCGAGCCATGCTTGCCGAAAAAGAGGCGACTGAACAGCGGGATGTGGCCGTCAAGAATGAAGAGGCGGCGAAGCTGGCGCGTGACGACGCCGAAGCTCGTCGCAAAGAAGCGGAACTGGCCAAAGAACAGGCAATCATCGCCAGAACTGCGGCTCAAACGGCAGAAATGCAGGCCCGTGAGGCTCAGTCTGTATCGGAAAGGGAACGGGCGAAAGCTGAGTTAGCTCGCATCGCCGCCGAAAAAGCCAAGGCCAGTGAAGAGTACGAAGCCTATATTGCCAGAATTGGTCTGGCCTCGGCAAAGATCAACGAGAATGCTTTTGCAACTGCCAAAGAATTATTACTGGATTGCCCGACTTACCTGAGGAATTGGGAGTGGGGGCGGTTGATGCATTTGTGCAGCCAGCAATCGAAGCAGATTCAAGCCGGTTCGCCACTGGATGCACTGGATATTCAGCACGAAAAGGGCTTGTTTGCCACAGGTGGCTGGGATGGAACAGCACGGATCTTTCAGTTGAAAGACGGGGCTCCGAAGAATGTTCTCAAAACTCAGGGGCAGTATGTGCATGCCGTCGCCTTCCAGCCCCAGGGAGATCTGATTGCCTTAGGTGGCAGCGAAGCGGGAGCGTATCTGCAACTTTGGAGTGTTGAATCCGGGGAGCGGGTTCGCATTTTGAAAGGGCATGCTGATGGAGTGCTCTCTGTTGAATTCAGCCGAGATGGCCAGCAGCTCTTAAGTACATCGTACGATAAGTCGATCCGGCTGTGGGATGTGGCAACTGGCGAGATCATCAAGACGTTTGAAGGGCACAACTGGTGGGTGTGGTCCGCACGATTTTCGCCGGATGGGAAGCGGATCGTCTCAGCGGGACAGGACGGGATTGTGCTGGTGTGGGATGTGGAGAGTGGTCGGCATTTGCCACCATTTACCGGTCATGAGGGCCCAGTCTTTACGGCGACATTTGATCCTTCGGGTAAGTATGTGGCCAGTGGTGGTTACGACCGCACAATCCAACTCTGGAGCCCGGCAAATATTCAGCCATTTGATTTTCGACGAGTGGCCGAAGAGGTCGAGGAGTCTTCCGAGAAAGCTGTGCTCGAAATCAGTGCCGAGCAACGCTCTGAAGCGAAAATTCTCAAAGGCCATGAAGGGGCCGTGCGTGCACTTCATTTTTCCAGAGATGGGGGTTTGCTGCTCAGTGGTGCTCAGGACAATACAGCCAGGTTATGGGAGTTGCCGCAAGGGCGAGCCACTCTCGTGCTGCGAGGCCATGATGGCTGGGTACGGGCCTGCGACTTCAGCCTGGGTGACCGGCAGATTCTGACCGCCAGCTACGATTCGACTGTTTGCGAATGGAGTACCGATCGTTACGAAGAGTTTCGCGTGCTGAACGGTCGAGTCTTCGAAGGGCATGAAGATGCCGTACTTTCGGCCGCCTGGGCACCCAATCAGCAATCGATTGTTACGGCTGGTCGCGATCGAACAGCCCGTACCTGGAATGTCGAAACGGGCGATAAACAGTTGCAATTCAAAGAAGGTCATGAATTCCTGGCTTCGAAGGCCATCTTCTTTGGTGGTGGTAAACGACTGGCAACGGCGGGAGTCGATAACACACTGCGATTGTGGGAAGTCGAAACCGGTTCTCAGACAAAGCTCCTCGAACACACCGGAAGAAGCGCCGCCTTTGACATCTCAACCGATGGAAAGTGGCTGGTGACGGGAAGTGATCGCAAAGTGGTCGTACTGCGTGATCTTTCAACGTTGGAAACGATCTTTGAACTGACCGGTCATCAGCATGAGCCAACAGCAGTGGCGATCTCACCCGATGGTAAAACGATTCTTTCGGGAGATCTGCGTGGCCGAATTCTGTTGTGGTCTCGCGAGACGGGCGGCCTTCTGGGGAAGCTGGATGGTCATTCCCGTCGTGTGCAGAAAATTATCTATGCGACGGATGGGCGTAAGGCTTACAGCGCCAGTGCGGATAACTCGGTCGCGGTCTGGGATCTGGGATCGATGGCCGAGATTCGTCCGGCTGTGATGAAACATCCTGAATCAGTGCTGACGATGGCACTTTCGCCGGATGGCAAGCAGCTCGTCACCAGTGCTGCAGATAATACTTTAAGGCTATGGTCGACGGCCGATTCCAAGCTGGTAAGTGAATATCGCCTGCCGGAAGGGATGGTCAATTCGATGGAGATTTCTCGCGATGGGCGTCTTCTGGCCATTGCGAATTCAGAAACACGGCAGGCCGAGATCCTGGTACTGCCTGGGTTCAAGCGAATTCCCATGGAGATGGGAGGGTCCGTCGTTGATCTGAAAAAGCGGGGAGCTTTGTTGTGGGCCGTCGCCTTTGGGCCGGAAGCTGAGACATTGATGACGATTGGTGGCACCGATGCCCGCTTATGGAATCTGCGTGATGGGCGGGAGATGATGTCATTCAGCCCGAATGGGGTGGTGGCATCGGCGAGGTACTCGCCTGATAATCAGTGGATTGTCACATCGAGCTGGGATAACTCGGTGAAGGTGTGGAAGGCTGCAACTGGCGAATCGATGGTCAGGCTGGAAGGTGGACATACCTCTGCCGTCAATATGGCCAGTTTCTCACCGGATGGTGAACTGATTTTGACAGCCAGTGACGATGGAACTGCCAAGCTCTGGAACTGGAAAGACGTACCGCCGAAGGTCGTCAAAGTGCTGGGGCTCCATACAGGGCGGGTTCGCTCGGCCATTTTCAATCACGATGGCTCGCGCATTGTGACGACATCATCCGATAAGACCGCCCGCTTGTGGGATACGACGACGGGTGAATGTCTGCAGATCTTCCAGGGGCACGAGTGGCCCGTCCTTTCTGCCGCTTTGAGTGAAGATGGAAAGTTGCTGCTGACGGGCAGTGAAGACAAGACTGCCCGCTTGTGGAATGTGGCCACCGGGAAAGAACTGTTTGTTCTGGCCGGGCATACCGCTCCCGTGACAAGCGTCGATATTTCGCCAGATGCCACTCGGCTGGTGACAGGGAGTCAGGACGAGACTGTCAAACTCTGGGATACTCGCACCTCGAACGAGATTCTGACGCTTTCACGTCATACCCAGGACGTGACGAGCGTCACCTTCTCGCCCGATGGACGGCAGATTTTGACTGGCAGTCGGGATGGTACCGCAATTATCTGGCTGGCTCGCGAATGGAAAGACGAAGCCGAAAGTGAAGTCGAGAAAACTGCTCAATTCAATGAAGCTGAAGAAGCTCAGAGACTTCTCAAGACGGTTGCCACAGAGTGATTTTTCACTGAAGGTCACTTCAGAGAACAGGATCTGATTGCTAACTCCAGTGTGCCGTTGCATGTCGCCATGGAGTTCATGATGCCCCTCGTGATGGTGTCTGGGCTTTCGTGCAGACAGACACCCATACGCAGGAGAGACATCTCATGCTTTTCAGGTTGCACAGTTCTCAGAGCAGCATGACGAGTCCATCGACCGTTTGAATTTTCCGGTAAATGGCCAGGACATGGTAAGAACTTTGCACCATGGGCTCGACAGTCAGCGAGACATGTCGGCCCTGTTTGGTTTCCCGGATGGAATGTTTGGGAACTTCGGGATGATCCAGCTCGGACTGAATAGCAGTCAGAATGCGGCTGGGAAAATCATTATCGGCTTTGCCAATCACCTTGAAGGTGAACACGCACGGAAAGCTGTGCATGGCCTCCAGAAGTTCTAAAGCGGGAAAAGTTTCCATGGGTACAGATTTCCTTTGCTAACGAAGCGGCTTGGGCACTCACCGCTGATCCGTTCTCTGCGATTCTCGATCGGTCATGAGTTTCGGCCTGTGGTGACCTTCGTTCCATTGTCGAGGCCGAAGGGAAAAACAGAATACTGAACTTCCATGATTTCTGATTTTACAGACTCCAGTAAAAATCAAACATGGTGTAGGCTATGCGAACATGCTTCGAAGAACGATTGCCTGAGATGGATGATCGATTGATGGCGGGATGAGGAACTGCTGCTGGCCTCGTCTCCCTTGACTGATTCACTGTGAGATGCCTCCTGCTGACTGACACCTTGAATACGAAATGGAATGAATGATGCGCGCACTCCAGCTTGTTGAACCGAGAGCTTTTCAGTTCATTGAGATTCCAGAAGTGGCAGAGCCGGGCGCAGGGGAAGCTGTGGTCGAAGTGCATCGTGTGGGAATTTGCGGCACAGACCTGAGTGGGTATCTGGGGAAAATGCCCTTCTTTTCGTATCCGCGCATTCCGGGACATGAACTGGGTGTGCAGGTGCTGGCTGTGGGTGACGGTGTCACCATTATCAAGCCGGGGGACAAATGCTCGGTCGAGCCTTACATCAATAATCCAGAGAGTTTTGCCAGTCGCCGAGGACGGGGGAACTGCTGTGAAGAATTGAAAGTGCTGGGTGTGCATACAGATGGCGGATTGCGGCGGCGATTTATTGTCCCTGCCCGTAAGTTGCACCCTGCCCAGAAACTGTCTTGGGAACAACTCGCTCTGGTAGAGACTTTGGCGATTGGTTGCCACGCGGTTGATCGCTCGATGGCGCAGCCTCAGGAAGATGTGCTGGTGATTGGAGCCGGGCCCATTGGACTTTCGGTCATCGAGTTTGTGAAGCTGTCACAGGCTCGTGTGATTGTGATGGACATGAATGCCCAGCGGCTGGCTTTCTGCCGGGATGTTATGGGAGTTCGTGATACGATTTTATCGACCGGGGATGGCAAAGAGCTGCAAGAACTCGAAAAACTGACTGATGGTCATTTGGCCATGGCGGTCATCGATGCGACAGGTTCAGCCCGATCGATGTCGCAAGCCTTGCAGTATGTGGGGCATACCGGACGACTCGTTTATGTAGGCATCACAACGGATGTCCTCTCGTTTGGGCACCCTTTGATGCACCGCCGGGAAATGACGATCATGGGTTCGAGAAATGCCATGCCCCAAGATTTTGGGCGAATTATCGATCATATTGAAGCCGGTCGGATTGATACCCGGCCCTGGATCACGCATACGATTCCGTTTGACAATGTGATTGATGAGTTTGAGCGTTTCACCAAGCCAGAAACAGGTGCAATCAAAGCGGTGATTGATCTGGATTGTTGATCCCAGTGATGCTTCCACCAGCATGGTACACCGAGCGCTGTTGAATTCTGGAATCTGAATGAACGTGAGGCGTTAGAGCCAGTACTCCCAGGATCAACCTCTCATAGAAACAATCGCCCAGGCGACTATCTCTGAAAGGCATTCTGGATCGACTGGAGCATGGCTCTTTCCAGAGGAGCATCCCGGCCGCGAGGAATCCAGCCGCTGGGTGAGGATTGACCGACAACTAAATCCAGATCGCGCTGCAAAGGGGTGTGATCCTGGAAAGTCGCCCCACCTGCGAAATTCGCAGCCCCTGCGACATCTTCGATCTCTTTGAAAGCTTCAACAGAAATAAAGTAACCACCCTGAGCAGGGGTCACGCTGATGTAAGCTTTGCGGCGGATCGATTGCAGTGTGCTTTCCCAGCGGGAGTAGCCATCTGCTGAATCACGATGCCACGGCTCAAGAATCCCCGCCCCGGTTTTGAATTTGGTCTCAATCACCCCATCGATACGACTTTCCCGTTCGATTTCGAACAGGTAATCGTGTACGACATCGACGGTAGTTTCCCAGGCCTGCTCTTCATTCTGAGCACGGACGAACAGTGGATTGCCCATCGGTTGGGCGGCTGTCTGCGGACCTCCAGCACAGCCTGCAATCAGTAGCAGACCCCAAATCGCGAGGAAGTATCTGGTCGCATCCATGCTGAACAATTTCCGTTTCCGCCTGGCAGATCCTTTGCGAAGCGACTGAACTGTGGGAAATCATTTCAGAATTTCGCAAAGAAGGCCAAAACCAGCAAGACGAGTTCCACCGGCAGGCATCTGCCGGAAGAATCACAGCGGAATTCGATGGATCACTTGAAAGATACGACTGCTGAATCATTTAAACAGTAAGGGCCAGCCCTGTTGGACTGGCCCTCGCTTCTTACTGCAATTGATTCAAGAACAAAGACTTAACGAAAGCTCTGAATAGAATCTTTGTAAGGTGTTTTCAATCAGGAGTTTAGTGCGATTTTAGAACGTCACGGATTCAGTTGTAGCGGCATTGGCAGGAACCAGTGCCGAAACTGGCTGCTCGATCTCGACAGTTGCCACTGCGGCAGCTCGGCCCTTCATGCTGCAGCAACTCTGTTCTTCAGCCGTT from Planctopirus ephydatiae encodes:
- a CDS encoding protein kinase domain-containing protein, translated to MLRCPSCGTRVTGADLVSGICSRCHSRLSDENDHSELESDTLDTMLSDPGIVEPAAESDDSLDLSGGGNPSSASLAQPEKPLPEKPSDSAMATPVLPGESISPPLRTLDASAVESAPIESLKKDAGAQASPVAGRETPDEFDNGGRTMVIADSSVFFADSADIVVLPEGSGSLGDSADDSSSIGQTRASDDEDVRMVTEESIDLSGSVDLSGPGDQTMISDEFPDPAGGPAHGETSDDFLPAKPAAQTLAIGTPEGEADDSYMATYVADDEAERVQQERAEAGATYVGPEFADLESGDTAATFVSDDVPEAIIKTIASVWGDEPSGNDVKPVTSLKGREVKRIPGPRQTLVIKHRSLTHGPGPKVGSDQAEYEVIRILGEGGMGVVYEARQTSVDREVAVKMLKSASAKNERQRQKFLAEAVVTGDLEHPNIVPIYDVGSAKDGSLFYSMKKVQGTPWLKVISKKSLIENLEILLKVADAVAFAHARGVIHRDLKPENVMLGEFGEVLVMDWGLAQPSAAFRRKDSIVENTTMGGTPAYMAPEMATGPITKVTPQSDVYLLGAILFEILTDMPPHAGKTAMKCLMAAARNEIVETDQEGELIAVAMKAMATDPNDRYQSVMDFQASIREYLSHSESVQMTVRAEDDLSEAGRLGGYEGFAKALFGFEEAVELWDGNLRAKQGERKARLAYANFAIEKGDFDLAKSLLHPSDAEHQPLIKLIDEAVAEREGRQQRIRLLRRTASVLVGAVVVVVTIAFFWIRSEANRAMLAEKEATEQRDVAVKNEEAAKLARDDAEARRKEAELAKEQAIIARTAAQTAEMQAREAQSVSERERAKAELARIAAEKAKASEEYEAYIARIGLASAKINENAFATAKELLLDCPTYLRNWEWGRLMHLCSQQSKQIQAGSPLDALDIQHEKGLFATGGWDGTARIFQLKDGAPKNVLKTQGQYVHAVAFQPQGDLIALGGSEAGAYLQLWSVESGERVRILKGHADGVLSVEFSRDGQQLLSTSYDKSIRLWDVATGEIIKTFEGHNWWVWSARFSPDGKRIVSAGQDGIVLVWDVESGRHLPPFTGHEGPVFTATFDPSGKYVASGGYDRTIQLWSPANIQPFDFRRVAEEVEESSEKAVLEISAEQRSEAKILKGHEGAVRALHFSRDGGLLLSGAQDNTARLWELPQGRATLVLRGHDGWVRACDFSLGDRQILTASYDSTVCEWSTDRYEEFRVLNGRVFEGHEDAVLSAAWAPNQQSIVTAGRDRTARTWNVETGDKQLQFKEGHEFLASKAIFFGGGKRLATAGVDNTLRLWEVETGSQTKLLEHTGRSAAFDISTDGKWLVTGSDRKVVVLRDLSTLETIFELTGHQHEPTAVAISPDGKTILSGDLRGRILLWSRETGGLLGKLDGHSRRVQKIIYATDGRKAYSASADNSVAVWDLGSMAEIRPAVMKHPESVLTMALSPDGKQLVTSAADNTLRLWSTADSKLVSEYRLPEGMVNSMEISRDGRLLAIANSETRQAEILVLPGFKRIPMEMGGSVVDLKKRGALLWAVAFGPEAETLMTIGGTDARLWNLRDGREMMSFSPNGVVASARYSPDNQWIVTSSWDNSVKVWKAATGESMVRLEGGHTSAVNMASFSPDGELILTASDDGTAKLWNWKDVPPKVVKVLGLHTGRVRSAIFNHDGSRIVTTSSDKTARLWDTTTGECLQIFQGHEWPVLSAALSEDGKLLLTGSEDKTARLWNVATGKELFVLAGHTAPVTSVDISPDATRLVTGSQDETVKLWDTRTSNEILTLSRHTQDVTSVTFSPDGRQILTGSRDGTAIIWLAREWKDEAESEVEKTAQFNEAEEAQRLLKTVATE
- a CDS encoding DUF493 domain-containing protein, with translation METFPALELLEAMHSFPCVFTFKVIGKADNDFPSRILTAIQSELDHPEVPKHSIRETKQGRHVSLTVEPMVQSSYHVLAIYRKIQTVDGLVMLL
- a CDS encoding zinc-binding alcohol dehydrogenase family protein gives rise to the protein MRALQLVEPRAFQFIEIPEVAEPGAGEAVVEVHRVGICGTDLSGYLGKMPFFSYPRIPGHELGVQVLAVGDGVTIIKPGDKCSVEPYINNPESFASRRGRGNCCEELKVLGVHTDGGLRRRFIVPARKLHPAQKLSWEQLALVETLAIGCHAVDRSMAQPQEDVLVIGAGPIGLSVIEFVKLSQARVIVMDMNAQRLAFCRDVMGVRDTILSTGDGKELQELEKLTDGHLAMAVIDATGSARSMSQALQYVGHTGRLVYVGITTDVLSFGHPLMHRREMTIMGSRNAMPQDFGRIIDHIEAGRIDTRPWITHTIPFDNVIDEFERFTKPETGAIKAVIDLDC